A window from Candidatus Paceibacterota bacterium encodes these proteins:
- a CDS encoding ABC transporter substrate-binding protein, producing the protein MKTSKFQIITLAIFVVAIIAGAASFALYKGSSGSATLPDVSIWGTFPADIFNKYVSNINNTLASPLKVNYIQYKLEDFSKNFVNALALGQGPDAVLIPSEMLLSEFNKLIHVPYTVLPKDTFFNSYIDEARIYLSDNGVQAIPFSVDPIVMYWNRDNFNSAGIATYPKYWDEFTGSSLKPGLAQKLTSKDQNGNIRKSAIAMGDFSNITNAREVMGSLLLQSGNPVTMIGNGGVVSTISTSYSASPIPAFRFFSQFADPSNANYSWNKGMVNDKSAFLSGVLSTYFSFASELSSIKAKNPNLNFDVAPIPQLRTGGQKSGYAKMYGFSLVRASTKLDAVFQVISTLTTANNLKDLSQTMYLPSVRRDVIAIGSTDPYITIFNQAVLVSKTWIDVDASKSGQIFSNLVQAVTSGQKNIDQAVRDAGDQYNVVLKQAGQ; encoded by the coding sequence ATGAAAACGAGCAAATTTCAAATAATAACACTAGCAATCTTCGTTGTAGCAATCATAGCCGGCGCAGCTTCCTTCGCTTTGTACAAAGGTAGCTCTGGAAGTGCAACTTTACCAGATGTCTCAATATGGGGGACTTTTCCAGCAGATATTTTCAATAAGTATGTCTCCAATATAAACAACACTTTAGCTTCACCTCTCAAGGTCAATTATATTCAGTATAAGCTAGAAGATTTTTCCAAGAATTTTGTCAATGCTTTGGCTTTGGGTCAAGGTCCAGATGCCGTACTTATTCCGTCAGAAATGTTATTGTCAGAATTCAATAAATTGATCCATGTACCTTATACGGTTTTGCCAAAAGATACATTTTTCAATTCATATATTGATGAAGCTAGGATATATTTATCTGATAATGGAGTCCAAGCTATACCTTTTAGTGTAGATCCTATTGTTATGTATTGGAACCGCGACAATTTTAATTCTGCAGGCATTGCTACGTATCCAAAATATTGGGATGAATTTACCGGTTCTAGTTTGAAGCCAGGTTTGGCTCAAAAATTGACCAGTAAAGATCAGAACGGAAATATTAGAAAGTCAGCGATAGCAATGGGAGATTTTTCCAATATTACCAACGCTCGCGAGGTGATGGGGTCTTTGTTATTACAGAGTGGTAACCCTGTAACTATGATTGGAAATGGGGGTGTCGTATCTACTATCAGTACATCTTATTCTGCTAGTCCTATCCCAGCTTTTAGATTTTTCAGCCAATTTGCAGATCCTTCCAATGCAAACTATTCATGGAATAAAGGTATGGTAAATGATAAGTCGGCATTTCTGTCAGGAGTGCTTTCTACATATTTTAGTTTTGCTTCAGAGTTAAGTAGTATTAAAGCCAAAAATCCCAATCTTAATTTTGATGTAGCTCCAATACCACAGTTGAGGACTGGTGGTCAGAAATCTGGATATGCAAAGATGTATGGATTTTCTCTTGTTAGAGCTTCCACAAAACTAGATGCTGTCTTCCAAGTTATTTCTACTTTGACAACGGCCAACAACTTGAAAGATTTGTCGCAAACCATGTATTTACCATCAGTAAGAAGGGATGTCATAGCTATAGGTTCTACGGATCCATATATAACGATATTCAATCAAGCGGTTCTCGTTTCAAAGACATGGATTGATGTTGATGCAAGTAAGTCCGGTCAGATTTTTAGTAATTTGGTTCAAGCTGTGACGAGCGGACAAAAGAATATAGATCAGGCTGTTCGTGATGCTGGGGATCAATATAATGTTGTGTTGAAACAAGCGGGGCAGTAG
- a CDS encoding pilin: MNNITDINSLTTKLAGIGNVIVYLLIALAVVYIVWNVVQYVVKPSADSKTEALKNMGWGILGLFIIVSLWGLVNILTNTFSTNNNAPTDRFPNANFLSGSK; encoded by the coding sequence ATGAATAATATAACAGATATAAATAGTCTTACTACAAAGTTGGCTGGTATTGGTAATGTGATAGTCTATCTACTCATAGCTTTGGCAGTAGTTTATATTGTCTGGAATGTTGTTCAGTACGTGGTCAAACCATCAGCTGATAGCAAGACCGAAGCCCTCAAAAATATGGGGTGGGGTATACTGGGCTTATTTATCATCGTCTCTCTTTGGGGTTTGGTCAATATCCTTACAAATACTTTTTCTACGAATAATAATGCCCCTACGGATCGTTTTCCAAATGCGAATTTCTTATCAGGTTCAAAATAG
- a CDS encoding SPFH domain-containing protein translates to MSNENNGTNNKPNTEAQKLEPFGNWITRGILKTIVALILLGMFVVIIGSSLGIVLGITMIVTGIAMFVFGYTDIPSKPRTAGVLTLWGSFSTIGDKPIIVGGKTILANYFPFNLSCEQIDITNVDKKIPMAITSKDEVVLEGNVSITLFPDLEDAIDYIQAGGDIKKIIEQLDDIVKKGAREIARNIDALEITQDSEKLSGPLKAGVEKYVDSKSFGVTVYKIQAIFNQPDDVIKAMKGVRLELYERKNEMTEYTTFTQAARQLQEFYQSDPLMEGKVPTLKECVEEIKSLRLIRDSRSQEVRNKDGKSILVNQTGKT, encoded by the coding sequence ATGAGTAACGAAAACAACGGAACAAACAATAAACCAAATACCGAGGCTCAAAAGTTAGAGCCGTTCGGTAACTGGATAACTCGAGGTATCCTCAAAACGATAGTAGCCCTAATACTATTAGGAATGTTCGTCGTTATAATCGGGTCGTCCCTAGGAATAGTGTTAGGGATAACGATGATTGTTACAGGTATAGCCATGTTCGTCTTTGGTTACACCGACATACCATCAAAACCTCGTACTGCTGGAGTCTTAACCTTATGGGGTTCATTCTCCACCATTGGCGACAAACCGATAATAGTTGGTGGAAAAACAATCTTAGCGAATTATTTTCCATTCAACTTATCGTGTGAACAAATTGACATCACGAATGTGGACAAAAAGATACCCATGGCAATAACTTCAAAAGATGAAGTTGTTTTGGAAGGAAATGTGTCTATAACATTATTTCCAGATCTAGAAGATGCCATCGACTACATTCAAGCTGGCGGCGATATAAAGAAAATCATTGAGCAACTTGATGACATAGTCAAAAAAGGTGCTCGAGAGATAGCTAGGAATATCGATGCTCTAGAAATAACTCAGGACAGTGAAAAGTTGTCAGGTCCATTAAAGGCTGGTGTCGAGAAATATGTTGATTCAAAATCGTTCGGAGTTACAGTATATAAAATTCAAGCAATCTTTAATCAGCCAGATGATGTCATCAAGGCTATGAAAGGTGTTCGCCTTGAATTATATGAACGTAAAAACGAGATGACAGAATATACGACATTCACACAGGCTGCCAGACAATTGCAAGAATTCTACCAAAGCGATCCTCTAATGGAAGGTAAAGTACCAACATTGAAGGAATGCGTGGAAGAAATCAAATCCTTAAGATTGATCCGCGACAGTCGTTCCCAAGAGGTTCGAAACAAGGATGGTAAAAGCATCTTAGTTAACCAAACAGGAAAAACTTAA
- the rpmF gene encoding 50S ribosomal protein L32, translating into MTQRTGIAENLIICNISVMVNRMRATRSHRDNRRSHHGLTIVRLSKCQNCNALHQSHRICMNCGSYNGRKVLDLAPKKIKAKAKA; encoded by the coding sequence ATGACACAGAGAACGGGTATTGCAGAAAATCTTATAATATGTAATATTAGTGTCATGGTAAACCGAATGCGCGCAACGCGAAGTCATCGCGATAATAGACGTTCACATCATGGCCTTACAATAGTCCGTCTTTCCAAGTGTCAAAATTGTAACGCTTTGCATCAGAGCCACCGCATTTGTATGAACTGTGGTTCGTACAACGGTCGCAAAGTATTGGATTTGGCTCCAAAAAAGATCAAGGCCAAGGCAAAAGCTTAA
- the nusB gene encoding transcription antitermination factor NusB: MANRHLSRSVVLQSLFEWDCHNCPDKDISTIINRNAKEFAPGMSDVSFMEALVKGILAKKEDLNEIIEKAAPDWPIDKISPVDRNVLRLGLYELLFSDRKDVPAKVAINEAIELAKTFGGETSGRFVNGVMGAVYKELGEPGKDAVSVKKTKIVEVPYEKMPIQHLGGAVVYAREGQDIYMAFVHDIFGHWTLSKGKIAEGIDPKEGTIMKVKEEIGLDVSVVSDLGSNEYIANDPEIGKIRKQVHYYLAESRFTDLVLAKKPGLDDAKWFKLADILELNFYNDILPIVTKAVTTLSEESLEVRGKS, from the coding sequence ATGGCAAATAGACACTTATCACGTTCAGTAGTTCTCCAGTCACTCTTTGAGTGGGATTGTCACAATTGTCCTGATAAAGACATTTCTACGATTATAAATAGGAATGCCAAAGAGTTTGCTCCAGGTATGTCCGATGTTTCTTTCATGGAAGCTTTGGTAAAAGGAATTTTGGCAAAGAAAGAGGACTTAAATGAAATCATTGAGAAAGCTGCGCCAGATTGGCCAATAGATAAGATCTCTCCAGTTGATCGCAATGTCCTTCGCCTAGGTCTCTATGAGCTTCTATTTTCTGATCGCAAAGATGTGCCAGCCAAGGTTGCTATTAACGAAGCTATTGAACTCGCCAAGACTTTTGGCGGAGAGACTTCCGGACGTTTTGTAAACGGAGTTATGGGTGCTGTTTACAAAGAATTGGGTGAACCTGGTAAAGATGCTGTTTCTGTAAAGAAAACAAAGATAGTAGAAGTTCCTTATGAAAAAATGCCCATCCAACATTTGGGTGGTGCAGTTGTCTATGCTAGGGAAGGGCAGGATATTTACATGGCATTCGTCCATGATATTTTCGGTCACTGGACTCTTTCAAAAGGAAAGATTGCGGAGGGTATAGATCCAAAAGAAGGTACGATCATGAAGGTTAAAGAAGAGATCGGTCTAGATGTCTCTGTAGTTTCAGATCTCGGTAGTAATGAATATATTGCCAATGATCCTGAGATTGGTAAGATTCGAAAACAGGTTCATTATTATTTGGCAGAATCAAGATTTACAGATTTAGTCCTCGCAAAGAAGCCTGGGCTTGATGATGCAAAATGGTTCAAGTTGGCTGACATTCTAGAATTAAATTTTTACAACGATATTTTACCTATTGTAACCAAGGCTGTGACGACGCTTAGTGAAGAGAGTTTAGAGGTAAGAGGTAAGAGTTAA
- the rnc gene encoding ribonuclease III — MKINFEKLAKHINVEFADINLLKTACTHRSYLNENRSEGMEHNERLEFLGDAVLELVVTSFLYRKYPSKAEGALTSFRSAIVNTVSLTKVAEHIGLNDYILLSKGETKDTGRARSIILANTVEAVIGAVYLDQGYNSSANFISEQILNVIDIEDIVANKSWIDAKSRFQEKAQEKVGVTPAYKTLKEVGPDHDKKFTLGVFLGDVQVASGSGPSKQEAEQKAAEKALAIKGW, encoded by the coding sequence ATGAAAATAAATTTCGAAAAATTAGCTAAACATATCAATGTTGAGTTTGCTGATATAAACTTACTCAAAACTGCTTGCACGCACCGTTCTTATTTGAATGAAAATCGCAGTGAAGGTATGGAGCATAATGAGAGATTGGAATTCCTCGGAGATGCAGTTTTGGAATTGGTTGTAACCAGTTTCCTATATAGAAAGTATCCTTCAAAAGCAGAGGGGGCTTTGACTTCTTTTCGTTCCGCAATAGTGAATACGGTCAGTTTGACCAAGGTTGCTGAACATATTGGTCTGAATGATTATATTTTACTTTCAAAAGGTGAGACCAAAGATACAGGTAGAGCTCGTTCTATTATCTTAGCCAATACAGTTGAGGCCGTCATCGGAGCTGTTTATTTGGATCAAGGATACAATTCGTCTGCAAATTTTATTTCCGAACAGATTTTGAATGTTATAGATATTGAAGATATTGTTGCTAATAAATCTTGGATAGATGCCAAAAGTCGTTTCCAAGAAAAAGCTCAAGAGAAAGTTGGTGTCACTCCTGCCTACAAGACTTTGAAAGAAGTTGGACCAGATCATGATAAAAAATTCACTCTCGGTGTTTTCCTCGGTGATGTTCAAGTTGCTAGTGGTTCCGGACCTTCCAAACAAGAAGCCGAACAAAAAGCTGCTGAGAAGGCCCTAGCTATCAAAGGCTGGTAA
- a CDS encoding AAA family ATPase has protein sequence MYLKSLELSGFKSFAKKATLSFTSPITGIVGPNGSGKSNMAEAFRFVLGEQSIKSLRGKKGEDMIWNGGGEVGTNTNRANRASVKLVFDNSRRLFPTIDFDEVSLERVVNRDGVNEYLLNGSQVRLKDIVELLAGAHIGATGHHIISQGEADRILGASIRERREMIEDALGLKIYQWKKQESIRKLERTEENMKQVESLRREIAPHIKFLKKQVEKVEKAEELRRELVILYKEYFAVEDYYIKTEKEKVLQELAPPKKELVELEQSLLTAKKILTDSKVADKKSGEIIAYEEKLKTVRADKDASVRELGRLDGEINANKRAIEKEESRRKKEEFQTVYLKDVEEVISRVELLNSISDAKQLFTEVIGLLKGFVTGHRTATDSAFIGEAEQDISRLSEEKKVLEVKIQSILNEESRLTSEYNNLRNTIEKEKDTDREAEKNIFRIIARQNEIRNVISILSSRLEVLNREEDAFKQELGQAGIVVGREAVDYKGFVATGNDRTIQEERRKKIERSKIRLEDAGGGGTEVLKEYRETEERDTFLQRELADLEKAKEELLKLIKDLDIRIDYEFKSGILKINDEFQKYFNLMFGGGRASLEIVKETKRRRNSDIEDLGEILSGSIPEENSGDGSAVADENQNALEGLDVNVSLPRKKVKGLMMLSGGERALTSIALLFAISQVNPPPFIILDETDAALDEANSKKYSDMIENLSKHSQLILITHNRETMSRAGVIYGVTMGADGASRLLSIAFEEAVVVAK, from the coding sequence ATGTATCTAAAATCACTGGAACTTTCCGGATTCAAGTCATTCGCCAAAAAAGCGACGCTTAGCTTCACGTCTCCGATAACAGGTATTGTTGGGCCGAATGGTTCGGGTAAATCCAACATGGCTGAGGCATTTCGTTTCGTTCTCGGTGAACAATCCATCAAATCTTTGAGAGGTAAGAAAGGTGAAGATATGATCTGGAATGGTGGTGGAGAAGTGGGAACAAATACAAATAGAGCCAATCGAGCTAGTGTCAAACTCGTCTTTGATAATTCCCGCAGACTTTTTCCTACTATTGATTTCGATGAAGTAAGTTTAGAAAGAGTGGTCAATCGTGATGGGGTCAACGAATATCTTTTGAATGGTAGTCAGGTTAGGTTGAAGGATATCGTAGAACTTTTGGCTGGGGCACATATCGGTGCTACCGGACACCATATCATTTCTCAAGGTGAAGCAGACAGGATCCTTGGTGCATCTATACGCGAAAGAAGGGAAATGATAGAAGATGCTCTCGGTCTCAAGATTTATCAATGGAAAAAACAAGAGAGTATTCGCAAGTTAGAAAGAACCGAGGAAAACATGAAGCAAGTGGAATCTTTGAGAAGAGAGATCGCTCCGCATATCAAATTTTTGAAGAAACAGGTTGAAAAGGTTGAAAAAGCCGAAGAACTTCGTCGTGAGCTTGTTATTTTGTACAAGGAATATTTTGCTGTAGAAGATTATTATATAAAAACAGAAAAGGAAAAAGTTTTGCAAGAATTGGCTCCGCCAAAAAAAGAGCTTGTAGAATTGGAACAATCTCTGTTGACAGCAAAGAAGATTTTGACCGACTCCAAAGTGGCTGATAAAAAGAGTGGTGAGATTATCGCTTATGAAGAAAAATTGAAAACTGTTCGTGCTGATAAAGACGCTTCGGTCCGTGAGCTTGGTCGTCTAGATGGAGAAATAAATGCTAATAAGAGGGCTATAGAAAAAGAAGAGAGTAGGAGAAAGAAGGAAGAATTCCAAACTGTTTATCTCAAAGATGTTGAGGAAGTTATTTCAAGAGTTGAACTTTTGAATTCAATATCCGATGCCAAGCAATTATTTACAGAAGTTATAGGACTTCTAAAAGGTTTTGTGACTGGACATAGAACTGCAACTGACTCTGCTTTTATAGGTGAAGCTGAGCAGGATATATCTAGACTTTCTGAAGAGAAAAAAGTTCTTGAAGTGAAGATTCAGTCCATTTTGAACGAAGAATCAAGATTGACTAGTGAGTACAATAATCTCAGGAATACTATTGAAAAGGAAAAAGATACCGACCGTGAAGCTGAGAAGAACATTTTCAGGATTATTGCTCGTCAAAATGAGATACGAAATGTTATTTCCATTTTGAGTTCTAGACTTGAAGTTTTGAATAGGGAAGAAGATGCTTTCAAACAAGAGTTGGGGCAAGCGGGTATTGTGGTTGGAAGGGAGGCAGTGGATTACAAAGGCTTTGTTGCTACTGGGAATGACAGGACAATTCAAGAAGAGAGAAGAAAGAAGATAGAAAGAAGCAAAATTCGTCTAGAAGATGCTGGTGGTGGAGGCACAGAAGTTTTGAAGGAATATAGAGAGACCGAAGAAAGGGATACTTTCTTACAAAGGGAACTTGCAGACCTTGAAAAAGCTAAAGAAGAACTTTTGAAGCTCATAAAGGATCTAGATATTCGCATTGATTATGAATTCAAGAGTGGTATTTTGAAGATTAATGACGAATTCCAGAAATATTTCAATTTGATGTTCGGTGGAGGTCGTGCTTCTTTGGAGATCGTCAAAGAAACAAAGAGAAGGAGAAATTCTGATATAGAAGATTTGGGAGAAATACTTTCAGGTTCTATTCCTGAAGAAAATTCGGGAGATGGTTCTGCTGTAGCCGACGAAAATCAAAACGCCCTAGAAGGATTAGATGTGAATGTTTCTCTGCCTAGGAAGAAGGTAAAGGGCCTCATGATGCTTTCTGGTGGCGAAAGGGCCCTGACTTCTATTGCTTTGCTCTTTGCCATCTCTCAAGTCAATCCACCGCCATTCATCATCCTAGATGAAACTGACGCGGCTTTGGATGAAGCCAATTCCAAAAAATATAGTGACATGATAGAGAATCTTTCCAAACATTCACAGTTGATACTTATCACTCACAATCGCGAGACTATGTCACGTGCTGGCGTCATATATGGTGTCACCATGGGAGCCGATGGTGCTTCCAGACTCCTCTCTATTGCTTTTGAGGAGGCGGTCGTGGTGGCGAAGTAG
- a CDS encoding virulence RhuM family protein, with the protein MNKKIINNINIRSSAAEYLTFVSATGNQENAIEMRYEDENIWLTQKLIAELYGVSVQAIDQHVKTLIEVGELDEATIKQYLIVQNEGKRVVQRKVDHYNLQAIISVGFKIENERAVQFRKWARQIVKDYTIQGWTMNVDRLKQAYQFDKEFFKRQLQKIREIRLSERMFYQKVTDIYATSVDYDPSSSITLNFFKKVQNKLHYAVHRHTAPELIVERANATKDHMGLETWESAPRGKIQKYDVSVAKNYLTPKEMEFLERLVSMYLDYAELQADRNIPMTMEDWAKRLDKFIEFNGAELLVSAGKISHEEAIIHAQTQFEKYRIVQDKVFESDFDHFMQLEKAENEYKKYRI; encoded by the coding sequence ATGAATAAAAAAATAATAAACAACATCAACATTCGTTCATCTGCTGCAGAGTATCTAACCTTTGTGTCTGCAACAGGAAATCAAGAAAACGCGATTGAAATGCGTTATGAGGACGAAAACATTTGGCTTACGCAAAAACTGATAGCTGAGCTTTATGGTGTTTCTGTCCAGGCGATAGACCAGCACGTCAAAACACTTATTGAAGTTGGCGAGCTTGATGAGGCAACTATCAAGCAGTACTTGATAGTTCAAAATGAGGGGAAGCGAGTAGTGCAAAGAAAGGTGGATCACTATAATCTCCAAGCAATTATTTCCGTTGGTTTCAAAATTGAAAATGAGCGAGCTGTGCAGTTTCGTAAATGGGCGCGTCAGATCGTAAAAGACTACACTATTCAGGGCTGGACGATGAATGTAGATAGACTCAAACAAGCATATCAATTTGATAAAGAATTCTTCAAACGTCAATTGCAAAAAATCCGTGAAATTCGTCTCAGTGAACGCATGTTTTATCAAAAAGTTACGGACATTTATGCTACTAGCGTTGATTACGACCCATCTTCCTCGATAACACTTAACTTCTTCAAGAAAGTGCAAAACAAACTTCATTATGCAGTACACAGACATACTGCCCCAGAACTGATTGTGGAGCGGGCAAATGCTACTAAGGATCATATGGGGCTTGAAACTTGGGAAAGTGCACCAAGAGGTAAAATCCAAAAATATGATGTTTCCGTAGCCAAAAATTACCTCACTCCAAAAGAGATGGAATTTCTTGAAAGACTTGTCTCTATGTATTTAGATTACGCCGAGCTCCAAGCAGATCGTAATATACCAATGACAATGGAAGACTGGGCGAAACGCTTGGATAAATTTATTGAGTTTAATGGAGCGGAATTATTGGTTAGTGCTGGAAAAATCAGTCATGAAGAAGCCATAATTCATGCTCAAACTCAATTTGAAAAATATCGCATTGTGCAAGACAAGGTATTTGAAAGCGACTTCGATCATTTTATGCAGTTAGAAAAAGCAGAAAATGAATACAAAAAATATCGCATATAG
- a CDS encoding rod shape-determining protein produces the protein MKVKDLKNKFLTRFSNDVGIDLGTANTLVYVQGKGIVVSEPSVVAVNEKTGQVVAVGKAAKEMLGRTPVHITAVRPLVDGVISDFEVTEEMIAYLLKRAGEFMPKRFLGPRVVVGVPSGVTNVEVRAVRDATKNAGAREVYVVEQPIAGAIGIRLPIFEPIGSMIIDIGGGTADIAVISLGGIVQSKSLKVAGDKLNSDIISYIRNEFKILIGETTAEQVKISVGAVVPGEPLETTIRGRDLITGLPREVVITDSDIREAIGQSIEVIVSSTREVLETTPPEILSDIMRRGVFLVGGGALIKGLDRLLSETLQLPVTIADDPLTAIARGAGIILEDLETYSPILLHSEDDLLRT, from the coding sequence ATGAAAGTCAAAGATTTAAAGAATAAATTCCTAACTCGTTTCTCCAATGATGTCGGTATAGATCTCGGTACCGCCAACACTCTAGTTTACGTACAAGGCAAAGGTATAGTGGTCTCTGAACCTTCTGTGGTCGCTGTCAACGAAAAGACCGGGCAGGTGGTGGCTGTTGGGAAGGCTGCAAAAGAAATGCTCGGTAGAACCCCTGTGCACATCACTGCTGTACGACCACTCGTAGACGGTGTCATCTCTGACTTTGAAGTTACAGAAGAAATGATTGCTTATCTATTGAAGCGTGCTGGAGAATTTATGCCAAAACGATTCCTTGGTCCACGAGTAGTGGTCGGAGTTCCTTCTGGAGTTACCAATGTGGAAGTTCGAGCTGTACGTGATGCTACGAAAAATGCTGGAGCTAGAGAAGTCTACGTCGTAGAACAACCCATCGCTGGAGCTATTGGTATTCGCTTACCGATCTTTGAACCTATCGGAAGTATGATCATAGATATTGGTGGAGGCACCGCTGATATTGCCGTTATTTCACTCGGGGGTATTGTCCAGTCAAAGAGTCTCAAAGTTGCTGGTGATAAATTGAATAGTGATATCATTTCTTATATTCGTAACGAATTCAAAATTCTCATTGGTGAGACTACAGCTGAACAAGTCAAAATATCTGTAGGAGCCGTTGTACCAGGAGAACCTTTGGAAACAACTATTCGTGGACGCGATCTCATCACAGGTTTGCCACGCGAAGTCGTCATCACTGATTCAGATATTCGTGAAGCTATCGGTCAATCTATTGAAGTCATCGTTTCCTCTACTAGAGAAGTCCTTGAAACAACTCCACCAGAGATCCTTTCTGACATTATGCGAAGGGGAGTATTCTTGGTCGGTGGCGGAGCACTTATAAAAGGTTTGGACAGATTGCTTTCGGAGACTCTCCAATTACCAGTCACTATAGCTGACGATCCTCTCACTGCTATCGCTCGTGGTGCTGGTATTATTCTAGAAGATTTGGAAACCTATAGTCCTATTTTATTACACAGTGAAGATGACTTACTTAGAACCTAA
- the mreC gene encoding rod shape-determining protein MreC → MTYLEPKRRSNTKIITLITVVVFIVFILIQIFIPHIFSAIFTSMVAPFWRAEFSIESGSLSSPSALLRENEALKQELSSVLARMNVIEYIDFENSELRSQMSRGSSTTPHVSVVVLKRPPFSSYDELIIDAGLDRNISTTSTVYANGNIPIGRVFEVSGQTSKVILFSSPNQKQEVLIGPTHIPATAIGRGGGQYEVELPRGLQVNEGDFVILASSDTRPIGKVVSISSDSAEPFQKILFSPPINIYELRWVSVDVGGKKR, encoded by the coding sequence ATGACTTACTTAGAACCTAAAAGACGTAGTAATACAAAAATAATCACGCTTATCACGGTCGTTGTCTTTATTGTATTTATTTTAATTCAAATATTTATACCACATATTTTCTCGGCTATATTCACCAGTATGGTCGCGCCATTTTGGCGAGCAGAATTTTCTATAGAAAGTGGAAGTCTCTCTTCACCTTCAGCTTTGCTTCGCGAGAATGAAGCTTTGAAACAAGAACTATCTTCGGTATTGGCTAGGATGAATGTTATTGAGTATATTGATTTTGAGAATTCTGAACTCCGTTCTCAAATGAGTAGAGGTTCGTCTACTACTCCGCATGTTTCAGTTGTTGTTTTGAAGCGACCACCTTTTTCATCTTATGATGAACTTATCATTGATGCCGGATTAGATCGTAATATTTCAACTACCAGTACCGTCTATGCTAACGGAAATATCCCTATTGGTAGAGTCTTTGAAGTTTCGGGGCAGACTTCAAAAGTTATTCTTTTTTCTTCACCCAATCAAAAACAAGAAGTGCTCATTGGTCCGACTCATATTCCAGCTACAGCTATAGGTCGTGGCGGAGGTCAATATGAGGTAGAATTGCCAAGGGGTTTACAAGTTAATGAAGGTGATTTCGTCATTCTAGCTTCTTCTGATACTAGGCCAATAGGTAAAGTTGTTTCAATCAGTTCTGATTCAGCCGAACCTTTCCAAAAAATACTTTTTTCTCCACCAATCAATATTTATGAATTAAGATGGGTCTCGGTTGATGTTGGTGGCAAGAAAAGATAA
- a CDS encoding GIY-YIG nuclease family protein yields the protein MNKVYYVYILANDKNGTLYIGVTNDLRRRLYEHKNNLVKGFTKKYNVHKLVWYEYTNSIDSAIQREKQLKKWNRKWKIRLIEETNPIWKDLSNDDL from the coding sequence ATGAATAAGGTATATTATGTTTATATATTAGCGAATGATAAGAATGGTACTTTGTATATAGGTGTTACTAATGATCTTAGAAGAAGGTTATATGAACATAAGAATAACCTAGTAAAAGGATTTACAAAGAAATATAATGTCCATAAACTAGTTTGGTACGAATATACTAATAGTATTGATTCTGCAATACAAAGAGAGAAACAGCTTAAGAAATGGAACCGTAAGTGGAAGATTAGACTAATTGAAGAAACCAATCCTATTTGGAAAGATTTATCTAATGACGATCTGTAG